A part of Desulfobacter sp. genomic DNA contains:
- a CDS encoding ABC transporter permease, producing the protein MKLFNFFKKRINLALGGLIVLFFVAMAVFAPVLAPYHPVDDADLMVAEEPPSAAYWFGTDSQGRDILSRVIYGSRISLSIGLVTQVINTIIGIILGVTAGFFGKWWDDLVMGFTSIMLSIPSLVFALAVMALLGPGLVNVFIALGLTNWAYTCRIARSQVLSARGMDYVTAARALGYPRIRIMFEQILPNILGPILVIGTLGIAYAILIEASLSFLGLGTQPPNPSWGGMLSNAREQFFTAYWISIFPGIAIFLTVLGFNLLGDGLRDVLDPHSVLKNQK; encoded by the coding sequence ATGAAACTGTTTAATTTTTTCAAAAAACGGATCAATCTGGCCCTCGGCGGACTGATTGTCCTCTTTTTCGTAGCCATGGCTGTATTTGCACCGGTGCTGGCCCCCTATCATCCCGTGGACGATGCCGACCTCATGGTGGCTGAAGAGCCCCCCAGTGCCGCATACTGGTTCGGCACGGACAGCCAGGGAAGGGACATCCTCTCCCGGGTGATCTACGGCTCCCGGATCTCCCTGTCCATCGGCCTGGTCACCCAGGTGATCAACACCATCATCGGCATCATCCTGGGGGTGACCGCCGGGTTCTTCGGCAAATGGTGGGACGACCTGGTCATGGGATTCACCTCCATCATGCTCTCCATCCCCTCCCTGGTATTCGCCCTGGCCGTCATGGCCCTGCTGGGTCCGGGGCTGGTGAATGTATTCATCGCCCTGGGACTGACCAACTGGGCCTATACCTGCCGCATCGCCCGGTCCCAGGTGCTGTCGGCCAGGGGAATGGACTATGTGACCGCCGCCCGGGCCCTGGGCTATCCCCGGATCCGGATCATGTTTGAACAGATTCTGCCCAATATTCTCGGGCCCATCCTGGTCATCGGCACTTTAGGAATCGCCTATGCCATCCTCATCGAGGCCTCGCTCTCTTTTCTGGGCCTGGGCACCCAGCCCCCCAACCCGTCCTGGGGCGGCATGCTTTCCAATGCCAGGGAACAATTTTTCACAGCCTATTGGATTTCCATCTTCCCGGGCATCGCCATCTTTCTCACCGTACTGGGCTTCAATTTACTGGGGGACGGCCTCCGGGATGTACTGGATCCCCATTCCGTGCTGAAGAACCAAAAATAA